The Gemmatimonadaceae bacterium genome includes the window CCAAACTTCAGCTATGAGAAGCTCTCGCCTGGCGTCGGATACATGAATTTTCGAACGATGGGCGGCGACCCGTCGGTCTTTCGCGGCGACGTCGCGAAGATGTTCGCGCAGGTCGGCGCGGATTCCGTCCAAACGCTCTTCATCGATCTCAGAAGCAACGGCGGCGGCGATTCACGCTTGGGGGATGAGCTCCTGCGCCATCTCACCACCAAGCCGTACCGCATGGGCGGCGGCAAACAGTGGAAGATGAGCGGCGAATACCGGACGTACTTCAAGACATGGGTGCCTGCGCCGCTCCGCTGGATCCATGCGTGGAATTTCTTCGGAGTGGGCCGCCAGCTGATGCACGGACCCGACGGCAAGATCGTCGACCTGCCCGAATCGGCGGAGGCGCATTCATCGGCCGGCCCGTTCTTCACCGGTAACGTGTGCGTGCTGATCGGACGACAGACGTTTTCGAGCGCGGCGGACTTGGCCGACGGGATCAAGACCTACCGTCTCGCGACGCTCATCGGCGAGGAAACGGGCGGCCGGCCGAACGGCTTCGGCGAAGCCTACGTGTTTCGCCTACCCAAGTCGCAGCTCGCGGTGTCGGTGTCGTCGGCGCGATTCGTCCGCGCGAGCGGCGACACCTCGGATCACCGAGGCGTCGTCCCCGACGTCGCGGCCGGACCGTCCGAGCTCGCGGCGTCCACTCTCTCGATCCAGTCGCGCAACTGCTCGAAGTTCTGAGCGCCGAGCTTTTTGTCGACGAGCAGACCGTCGCGGAACAGAAGCGTCGTCGGCATCTGGTTCCGTGCTTCCGTGAGCGCGAGCCCCTTACCTGACAGCGGGACGCGAGGAACGCTGGTCTGGAACGCCGTCCACTGGCGCGTGATTTCGGCTTCCGAGCTGCCCGGGTCGGCCGCCGCCTCGATCGAGACGTCGGCGTGCGCGAAATAGTCGCGAGCTTGATCGAGGTTCGTGAACGCTTCCTGGCTGTGCGCACTCCACGGCGCCCAGATCATCACGACGTTGACCCGGTGACTCGGTCGTGCCGCGGTCCGGAAGATGTCGTCCCACGTCCGGCGATGGGGCAATGGCTCGGCGACGGCTGGCAGCGGTTGCGATGGAATGTCGAGCACGTTGCTCGCCATCATGAAGCCGCGATAGTCCGGTCCGTCGTAGCGGAAGCAGAGACGCCCGTCCTTCGTCCAGCTCGGGAACAGCGCCGAGCCCGCGAGCCCCGGGAGCGTGCGAATCGTGTGCTGCTGCAAATCCACGATCTGAATGTTGTATCCCGAACCCTGCGGCTTGAGCGAATGGAACGCGATGTAGCGCCCGTCCCATGAGAAATCGGCCTTCGCGCCCTTGATGCCGGTGTCGAAGATGTCGTCGCAGTTGTCGAGACCGCGCACGACGATGTTGCCGTCGACGAACGTCGTGATGCGCTTGCCGTCCTTCGAGATCAGCGGACGTTCGCCGGTGCCGATCTTGTCGCACGATTTGACCTTCTGGATCGGCAACACGGCTTTGTTGCCCTCGAGATAGTAATAGTTGCTCGTGATGGTGAGGATGAGGTCCTTCCCGTCGCGCTGCGCCCAGCTGTAGTAGTCGCCGAGGCCGGGAGGCGCGACGTTGCGCGTGACCTCGTTGGAGCGCGTGTCGCGAATCGAAACGCTCGGGCCGCCCGAGTAGATGACACGCGTTCCGTCGAGCGACCAGTACGCGTCGATGCCGTCCTCGCTGAACAGAATCTTCTTCGACGCGAGATCGACCATCGTCTCCGCGGTCTTGATGCCGTTGGGATGGCGCGCGTCGCTCTTTTCGGACGCGTACACGAGCGTGCGTCCGTCGGGCGAGATCCGCGCGTACGCGAACACGCCTTCCTTGGGCTTGAGCGTGAAGAGACGCGCGTACTTCGGCCCGGCTGTGGGAGCGCGCGCGCCGAGCAACAACACGCCTGGCAGCGCGAAGAAGAGAGCGGGGCGGGCGTGGACGAGGCGCATGAGAGGACTCTCAGAGAGGGCCGCTTACTGGCGGCCGGTGGTCCGAATCGACGACAGGTCCATCGTGTAGACCCGCGGTGTCGTGACGTCGTTCGTCACATACAACACCGTCTTGCCGTCCGGCGAGAGTGAGAGCTCGCCGGTGAACGACGGGATCGGAATGGTGAACAGCTTTTGCACCGCCTTGGTATCCACCGTTATCGCGTAGACGCCGACGTCGCGCTCTTCGGCCCACGGCAGTCCCATGACGACGACCTGCGAGCCGCCCGGCAGCACGCGCAGCCCAGTCGGGCCGTTGAGCATCTGAAAGGGCAGCTCGATCGTCGTGCGCCCGGTGCCGTCCGACGACACGACCTCGATGGCGTCGAGGTCGCCGTCGGCGGTGCGGCTCTTTCTGACGGCGAATCGGCTGGCCGTGCCGGACGAAGTCGGGTAAGGCGGCACATAACGCCCCGGGGTCTTTGGGAGCAGCGGAGTCTCGACCGAATCACCATCGATGACGAGACGCTTCAACTCGCCGCCGACCGAAACGAGCGCGGTCTTGGAATCGATTGCGAAGCCCGTGTTCGGAGCCGGCCCGATCACGAACTCGCGAAGCACCCGCGGAGGCGAGCTTCCATTCAATTCGATTCGTAGAAAAGACAGGTGCCGCGTGGCGCCGGCGCCGACCGCCGACGAGAGCACCAGCTCTTGGGAATCCGAAGTCCAGACGAGCAGTCCGCCGGTGAGACGGACGGTCGCGAGGCGCTGAACCTTGCCGGTCGCGATCTCCACGGCGGTCACGTACCGGTCGTTGTTCGGCAGACCTCCGATGTACGCGATCCATCGCTGGTCGGGAGACCACGCGCTCGCGAACCCCGATCTGTCGGATAGGTCGATCGACGCGCGGGGCGTGCCGTCGGCACGATTGATTCGAAGCTGGCACGCCGACGGCGAGCAGCGAAGCGACGAGATCATGCTGCCGTCGGGCGACCACGTCGCTTCGGTGATCGGATCCACCGAATCGTCGAGCAGCCGACGCGAGCCGTCGGCGATGGAGAAGCTGCGCATCCGCCGCGTGTCGCCGCGGTCGGAGAAGAGCAGCGTCGTGCCGTTCATCCACCCCTCGGCGGTCTGTCGCGGAACGAGCGGGAACGACGTGAGTTGTTTTCCCGTCGTGTCGGCGACGATCATGCGACCTGGAAAGCCGCCTTCGGCGTACGCCAGCAGAGAACCGTCGGCCGAGAGTCCGGGCCATCCGCCACTGACTTTGGATGCGACCGTCGTTTCACTCTTTCCGTCGATGGCGACGCGATGGATGCTCCCGGTCGTCTGCTTGAATTCCTCGTGGAGCGGGAGGCAGCTCCATTCGGGATCGCATGCCACCGGAGGATTCACGCCGTAATACAGCGAACGGCCATCCGGCGACCACCGGATGCTGCTCACGCTCGCGCGCATGGACGGGACGACGACGCGCTCCGGCCCGCCCATTAGGGGAACGATCACCAGGCCTTGACCCACGCCGACCGAATCGTCGGCCGCGAAGGCGAGCCACTTTCCGTCATTCGAGATCGACGGTGTGTCACCCTGCCGAGCGCTCGCTTGGCGAGCCGGCCCCGTCGCTTCGCCGGATCGCGGATCGAGCGGAAGAATCCAGACGTACTGGTCGGCGGAACCGGCGCTGACTTTCTTGAACGCCAGCGCGTTGCCGGCGGGTGACACGGCGAGATCCCACGCCTCGCCGTCGGCGAGCCGGACGTTGCGTTTGCCGGCACGATCGTACATCCACACGGCGCGCGCCGAGTCGCCGTAATAGACGCGCCGCGCGTCCGGCGTGAGGACCATCTGCGTGACGCGGACGTCCACCGGAAGCGCGTCGGTCAGCCGTGTCTGCGTCGGCGTTGCCGAGGCCGGCCGCGCGGGAGAGGTCGGCGTCTGTGCGGCGAGCGAAGTCGACGCGATCGCGAGCAATACCACGTGGCGCATCATGAACCGCGTGCTCCCGCGAAGGAGGTTCGACGAAATATCAGTGCTTCTTGAAGACTGCGCCAGCTAATTGCCGCGCGTCGGCGCGCAGCGTCGAACGTGTCGCACGAGTACCGTCGCCGGGACCCACGACTGCCACTTCGAAGGTCCAGTGCCCGGATGTCGCGTCGATTGAGTCGCGAGCCGCATTCCGGGCCACACGACGGTCTCGGTGTCGCGTCCGAAGGACGAAATCGCGGGCGGTCCCGCTGGCTTGGCCAACGGGACCGTCTCGAACGCAGAGAAGCCGCCTGGTCCCCACGTCCCTGAGAGAATTCTCGAGTACTTCATGTCGAGTCCGTTGACGTCGTCGGTCTGCAGCATGACGATGCGCACGCCATCGTCCTCCGGGGCGAGGTCGAAGCTCACAACGTCGCCGGGCACCATCGTCTGATCGAGCTGAAACGATTTGAAGTCGCGCGTCGTGGCGTGATGCAAGGTCACCGAATCCGGAGCGAGGCCGCGCCAAAAGACGTGAAAGGCGCCGTCGTGAGTGTGCGAAGGAATTGGTGCGGATCCCTCACGGTCGAGCACGCGAGTCTCGGGACCCCACGCGCCGCTCCAGGGGCGGTGACGAACGTAAAGTCCCGGACTCGCCGGGTCGCCCGGAATTCCTCCTGTCGACGCGGGCATATGGAAATACGCAATCGTCGCCCCCGACCGGTCCATCGCCGCGGCGAGCGGAAGCTCCCAGACCGGCTTGTGCGGCACGCTGAATCGCGCGACGTCCCACGTCCCGTGAGCACGAATGCCGGCAACCACGCCTGAGAACTGGTCGTCGGCGACCGGCAAAGCAACGATGACGTCGTCGCCTGCGGACGCGACGACATTTGGTCCGGGAAGAACGCTGAACGGAGCCGAAAACCCCGAGTCGGGGCGCGACCATCGAACGCCGTCCGTTGTGGCGTGGACCAGGTGTCCAGTTCCGAGCGTCGTCCAAACCACGTGGACCGTTCCGCGCAAGCCCGGAACGACCCACGCGTCCTCTCCGGCCACGTCGCTCATGAAGGGAGGCTTCGTGATCGGCGCCGCGTGTCCGTTCATGTCGAATGAGACGCCGAGGAGTCGTCCCCACGACCGCTGCGTCTCGGTATCGGCGTACGTGCTCATTCTGTCCGCGATCAGCGCCGTACCAGCGTCAAGCGGCAGCAAAGTTGGACCTTCTCGCCTTCCGCCGAACCCGAATGACGCTCCGTTGACGAACAGCGTTTCGGGACCCGTCCATTCCCACGTGCACGCCGAGCGATCGCTCAGTTGTTGCGATTCGGCCGGGATTGGGGAGCTCGATCGGGAACACCCGGCAAGCGACACGAGCGAGACCAACGCGGCGATCGCGCAGCGCGACCTCGCGGCGAGGTTCAGGACAGATCGATCTCCCTTCGGCCGCGGAGCGACGAAAGGAGCGCCACCACCGTGAGAACGATCAAGAACGGATCGATCACCAGCAGGTCGACGCGGCTGCACGAGTCCGGACAGAGCACCCCTAAGCTCATCAAGAACTCGTAGACCGCGTAGGCCGTCCAGATGAACGCGGCCCCCCACACCGTCGCGCGGTGGGTTCGAAGGGCGATGGCGAAAAACAGCGCGGCAGGCACGAACGCCGCCAGCGGCCACTCTCGCAAAAAGCCTAGCACTAACATGACCTGATGCCCGAACGGTTGTGCGACGGTCGACCCACGAGACGCGCCGAACGATTGTCAGACCTGCGACACCCCGAGAGGCCTCTCGCCCCGCAGGGGATTGGGTTCCATCATTAGATACGAATCCGGACAACCCGCTGCCTCACTCATTTCATTGCCATGAGACTCAATATTGCGCTTGCCCTGTTCGGTCTCGCTACACCCCTCGGCGGGGGCGGTCTTGGCGTAAACCTCGGTGCCGGCAGGTTCGGCCCCCTCAGCCCCCTCAGCCCCCCCAGCCCCCCCAGCCCACCCAGTTCCCCGGCCGCCGCGCCGTGCACGACGGCGACGGCACCGTGCGAGCGCTGGATCACCTTCGGTTCGGGGCCCGCCCGATCGATGGTGTACGCGTCGTACCCGCTCGACGTGGTCGACCCGGCGATCACGCGCGCCCTCGTCATGGTGCACGGCGCCGGGCGAAACGCGGACCACTATTTCGAGACCAGCACCGCCGCCGGCTTCCTCGCCGGCGCGCTCGAGAACACGATCATCGTCGCGCCGCACTTCATCGCGGGGCGGGACAAGCCGGCGGCCAACGAAGTGATGTGGCCGGAAGGGCAGAACTCGTGGCGCTCCGGCGGCATGTCGCCGACGAACCCTACCATCTCGTCATTCGATTTCTTGGATGAGATCATCCGCAAGCTGGCCGACAAAAAAGTCTTTCCCAACCTCACCAAAATCGTCGTCGCGGGTCACTCGGCCGGCGGGCAGGTCGCGACGCGGTACGAGATGACGAGCAAGACGTACGGGACGCCGGGTGTGAGCATCACGTACGTCGTCGCCAATCCGTCGACGTACGCGTGGCCCGCGGCTGTGCGTCCCCT containing:
- a CDS encoding S41 family peptidase; translation: ASPEVVGTTISRADAIADIDTMMRILEDVHPDLYAERPRDSVSMARARIVAGLPPSMSRAELWVRLAPLTASLGDGHTSVYFPGEEVSRMVAGGARLFPPQVVQDDAGHLIVAAPVARDVEIEAGDRILSVNGLNADSLVRAWTNEVSGESMRFRVAGVTSGFRSMLLLHSIGAPYTLQFERAGGPPRRAVLAGLTQDSLRALVLGNAAGRRRTATPNFSYEKLSPGVGYMNFRTMGGDPSVFRGDVAKMFAQVGADSVQTLFIDLRSNGGGDSRLGDELLRHLTTKPYRMGGGKQWKMSGEYRTYFKTWVPAPLRWIHAWNFFGVGRQLMHGPDGKIVDLPESAEAHSSAGPFFTGNVCVLIGRQTFSSAADLADGIKTYRLATLIGEETGGRPNGFGEAYVFRLPKSQLAVSVSSARFVRASGDTSDHRGVVPDVAAGPSELAASTLSIQSRNCSKF
- a CDS encoding alpha/beta hydrolase, translated to MVYASYPLDVVDPAITRALVMVHGAGRNADHYFETSTAAGFLAGALENTIIVAPHFIAGRDKPAANEVMWPEGQNSWRSGGMSPTNPTISSFDFLDEIIRKLADKKVFPNLTKIVVAGHSAGGQVATRYEMTSKTYGTPGVSITYVVANPSTYAWPAAVRPLPTGNADPATADKEALGPDGEKVNTSFQFGAFDTTKARNYNRWPAGLENRAGYSAGPSNEQLVKQLVDRPTTYLLGQVDVLPLGGFDGSANAMAQGPTRRARGEAFFKYVTETLGAKHNAIIVPECGHNDRCIFTTDIVFPVIFPK